CCGCGAGCGCCCCGAGGCGCCCGTTCCCGACCGGCAGGCCCTGCTGGATCATCGAGTCGGCGGAGGCGGGAGCCTGCCACCACAGCCGGTTCTTCGCGGCGGCGGTCGCGGAGAGCAGGGGCGAGGAGGCGGGGCGGGCCGGGGCCGCCGAGGCGGTGAAGGCGGGCAGTCCGCCGAGCGCGACGGTTGCGCCGGCGGTGGTGGCGAGAGCGAGGAAGCCCCTGCGGCTCGGGTGTGGGGTGGCGCGCGATTCGGTGTGCTGGGTGTCCACGGTGTGCACTCCATGTCAGGGGAACGGCGCGTGCGGGGGCGACGGGGCCCGGCCGTGTGTCACGTCCGGGACCCGCGCGAGGGAGGGGTCAGGGGGACCTGGGTACGTCGATCCTGTCGATGTCGGGGGAGTAGTCCCAGCCGCTGTCGAAGGTGATGGTGTTGGTACCCGCCTTCAGTGCCACCTGGACGCTGACGGTGTCGACCGTGCCCCAGTCGCCCGTGGAGGGGAACCTCAGGCTGGTGCCGTTGCCGCTGTTGGAGTAGACGGTCACCGAGCGGGGGTCACCGCTGACATAGGCGACGTTGACGGTGTAGACACCGTCCTTCTTCACCGTGATGTCGTTGAACTGCAGCTTGCTGTCGAGATAGAGGTTGCCGACCTTCTTGCCGCCGGAGCAGGAGTCGCACGAGGCGGCGGAGGCGTTGCCGGTCAGGGTGTTGTTCGCGGACTCGGCCTCGTAGCGGGTGGTCGGCAGCGGGGTGCCGCCGGGCTTGAGGGTGAACAGCCGGGAGCCATGGGCGGGCAGTGCCGCGGTGATCCTGTTCCTGTGCGTCCCGAGGTCCTGGTGGTTCCACAGGTCGCGCACGGAGGCGGCGCCGGTGAAGCCGAAGGACGCCCAGTCGGCGGTGACGGAGGCCGAGGAGCCGCCGAGGTTGAACAGGGCGACGGTATAAGTGCCGTTGGGGTTCTTGGCACCCCAGACCTGCTGGTCGCCCATCGGGGTGACGGGACGTGCGACGGGCGAGTCGTTCTGGTCGACGGCGATGACTTCCCGGTTGGTCAGCAGCGAGAGGCCGTAGTGGTCCAGTCGGGTGAGGTCGTCGCCGGTGAACAGGGGCGATTTGCTGATGGCCCACAGGGTCACGTAGCTCTGCCTCTCGGCGTTGGTGAGCCCGTCCATCGCCCCGTTGCCCACGTCGATCGCGTCGAGGTCGTTCCAGCCGCCCGGACCCGCCTTGCCACTCCATGCGGGGGCGTCGTTCCACCGGTCGTCGACCGAGTTCTCCCAGGTGACCAGCGTGTTGCAGTAGCACTCCACGTCGGTGTCGATGCGCCAGCCGCTGGAGTACTTCTTCCAGTCCGCGGCATGGCCGATGTCGAGCGACCAGGACAGCTCGAGGTGGATCGGGCGGCCGGTGGCGGCGATGGCCTGGTGCCAGGCGGCGACGTCCACGACGTTGTCGTGGTTGTCACCGGACTTGGACGAGCCCGGACCCACCCCGTCCAGCTTCAGGAAGTCGTAGCCCCAGTCCGCGAGCATCCGTGCCTGCGAGTCGACGTACCGCTGCGCGCAGGGCTTGCCGAAGTCCAGCTTGTAGGCGCTGTCCCAGCCGTTGGTGGTGCGCAGGTCCGGATAGACGATGTCCGCCGTCGTACAGCCGGGGGCGTTCCATACGGGCACCTTGCCGTCGCCGTACGCCCCCTTCTCCAGACCGACGGGCAGATAGATGCCCGCCTTGAGCCCCTTGGCGTGGATGTGGTCGGCGACCGACTTCATGCCGTCGGGAAACCTGATGCGGTCGGGCGTCTGCCGGCCGTACGGGTCGAACCCGGACGTCCAGTTCTTGTCCATCCACCAGCCGGCGTCGATGTTGACGTGGTCGTAGCCGTACTTCTTCAGCTTGGCCGCGAGGGCGTCCGTCTGCTTCAGGACGTTCGCCTCGGTGAGGTAGCTGTAATTGCCGTCCGGGTTCAGGCCGGGGTACTGGGAGGACTGCATACTCCAGCTGGACCAGCCCATGTACGGCCTGGCCGCCGGACCGGGGCCGGCTTCCGCCGTGGCCGCGGCCGAAGTGAGGGCCGGGCTCGCGGAGTCGGAGGCGGTGGCCTCGGTGGCCGCGGCCGGCACCGCCGTGGCGAGTCCGGCCGTGACGGCCAGGACCAGCGTCGCCCGGACGGTGCGGCACGGGAAGCCGGGGAGGGCTCCGCGCAGGGCTCTGTACGGGGATGACCGCATGGGTCGCCTCCAGTGGTGAGGTGAGCGGGGTCGTGCGGTGGCACCCGGGGGGCGTGACGTGGGGGGCGAAACGTTCGGGTGGCCGGCCGCCAGCGCGTCGGGCCCGCGGCTCAGCCCTTGCCCGAGCCGAGGGACGGCCAGGACGGTGGCCCGGCACCGGACAGCCCCTGGAGCACCGTTCGTTGCCCGGCGCCCGCGGCGGTCTGGGTGTTGCGGCTCTGCGGCGTCATCGCGACTCCTCCGACCTGCCCGATCCCGTGAAGGACTGGATGGCGGTGGCCGCGGCCCCGCGCGCCCACTCCTCGAAGGGCAGGGGGCGGGTGACCACGTCGCACCGCGCTGCCGTACCGAAGGCGGACGCGGCGAACGCCTCCCGGATGCCCTCGGCGACCAGGTCGTAGGCGGCCAGGCCCTCCCCGGAGATGATCACCCGCTGGGGACCGAGGATGTTCACCAGGAAACCGATGGCCTTGCCGATGGCTTCGCCCGCTCGTGTGTAGATCCCTCGGACGACGGCGTCTGCGCCGTGGGCCAGGGCCAACGCCTCGGCCGTGTCGGCCACTTGCCCGCCCGTGACCGCGCGTACTGCGCGGAGTATGGCGGGGTCCGCCGCGATCGCCTCCACACATCCCCGGTTGCCGCAGTGGCACAGGGGGCCGAGCGGGTCGAGTGACAGATGTCCGACCTCGCCGGCGACTCCGTGCGCGCCCGACACCACCCTCCCGTGTACGACGAGGCCGCAGCCGATGCCGGCGCCCACCGTCACCAGCGCGAAGTCCGAGAGGCCGACTCCGGCCCCGAACCAGTGCTCGGCCACCGTGAGCGCCCGCACGTCGTTGTCGACCGTGACCGGCAGCCCGGTCGCGGTCCCGGTCATCTCGGCGAGCGGTACGTCCCGCCACTCCAGGAAGGGCGAGTAGCGGACCACACCGTCCGCGCGGTCCACATCCCCCGAGATCGCGATGCCCAGCCCTCGCACCGGCACACCGAATCCGTCCGCCTCCGTGAGCAACTCCTGTACCAGCGCGGTGATGGCGGGGAGCACCGCCTCCGGCTCGCGTCCGCGGAGCGGGACGTGCCGGGACATGCGGATACGGCAACACAGATCGGCCAGTACGGCGATGATCTCGTCGCCGGTCACCTTGATCCCGATGAACAGTGCCCTGCCTCCGTCCACCCACACCAGGTTGGCCGGGCGTCCCACGGCGGGCCGCGCCTCTTCGTCCACACCCTCGACCAGATAGCCGAGCTCCATCAGCGGACGAACCGCCTTGGTGACGGCGGCCGGAGAGAGCTTGGTCCGCCGCCCCACCTCGGCCCGGGTGAGCGGACCGTGGGAGAGCAGCGTCGTGAAGACCAGGGAAGCGGCCGGCGGCATCGCCGGGGCCGCCTCGCGGGAGGGGGTCGAGCGCATGGCCGGAAACCTAGAGAGGTTCTTTTTCACTGTCAATGAAAGAAGCATGTTCCTTTTCAAAGACATGTGTGGGCGACGGTAGGCCTGGAAAGCAGCTACGGAATCAGGGAGTTGACACGTGATCAAAGGCGAGGCGCTCGATGGCCTCGCCGAAGGGGCATTGCGTGTGGGGGCCAGGCCCGGACCGGTCGCCACACCCTGCCGGCGGAATGCGGCTCAGCAGCCTACGTTGGGCGGCAGCTGCTGTTCCGCCCAGATGGTCTTGCCCGTGGCGGTGTACCGCGTGCCCCAGCGCAGGGCGACCTGCGCGACGAGGAAGAGGCCCCGTCCTCCTTCGTCGGTGCTGCGGGCCCGGCGCATGTGGGGTGAGGTGTTGCTGGCGTCCGACACCTCACAGATGAGAGTCCGCTCGTGGATCAGACGCAGGCCGATCGGACCGCCGGCATGGGTGATGGCGTTGGTGACCAGTTCGCTCACGATCAGCTCGGTGGTGAAGGCGACGTCCTGCAGACCCCATGCGGTGAGTTGCCGGTCGGCGTTGTCACGCGCCTCGTGCACCGCCCGGGGATCGGCGGGCACATCCCACGAGGCCACGCGCTCCGGGGCGAGGGCGCGGGTCCGGGCGATGAGGAAGGCGACGTCGTCGTGCGGATGCTCCGGCAGCAGGATGCGGACCATCGTGTCGCAGATCTCCTCCAGCGGCCGGTCGGGGTGGGCGAGGGCGAAGCACAGTCGCTCGAAGCCGATATCGACATCGCGGTCCGAGGCCTCGATCAGACCGTCGGTGTAGAGGGCGACGACGCTTCCCTCCTCCAGCTCGATCTCGGCCGACTCGAAGGGCAGACCGCCCAGGCCCAACGGGGGGCCTGCGGGGATGTCGGGGAGTTCGACCGGCTCGCTGAGGTGGGCGATGGCCGGAGTGGGGTGCCCGGCGCGCGCCACGCTGAGTTTCCGGGAGATCGGGTCGTAGACCGCGTACACACAGGTCGCCCCGACCACCACCGGTCCGTCCGAGGCCGCTTCCGCCTCG
Above is a genomic segment from Streptomyces fodineus containing:
- a CDS encoding alpha-galactosidase D, with translation MRSSPYRALRGALPGFPCRTVRATLVLAVTAGLATAVPAAATEATASDSASPALTSAAATAEAGPGPAARPYMGWSSWSMQSSQYPGLNPDGNYSYLTEANVLKQTDALAAKLKKYGYDHVNIDAGWWMDKNWTSGFDPYGRQTPDRIRFPDGMKSVADHIHAKGLKAGIYLPVGLEKGAYGDGKVPVWNAPGCTTADIVYPDLRTTNGWDSAYKLDFGKPCAQRYVDSQARMLADWGYDFLKLDGVGPGSSKSGDNHDNVVDVAAWHQAIAATGRPIHLELSWSLDIGHAADWKKYSSGWRIDTDVECYCNTLVTWENSVDDRWNDAPAWSGKAGPGGWNDLDAIDVGNGAMDGLTNAERQSYVTLWAISKSPLFTGDDLTRLDHYGLSLLTNREVIAVDQNDSPVARPVTPMGDQQVWGAKNPNGTYTVALFNLGGSSASVTADWASFGFTGAASVRDLWNHQDLGTHRNRITAALPAHGSRLFTLKPGGTPLPTTRYEAESANNTLTGNASAASCDSCSGGKKVGNLYLDSKLQFNDITVKKDGVYTVNVAYVSGDPRSVTVYSNSGNGTSLRFPSTGDWGTVDTVSVQVALKAGTNTITFDSGWDYSPDIDRIDVPRSP
- a CDS encoding ROK family transcriptional regulator; translation: MRSTPSREAAPAMPPAASLVFTTLLSHGPLTRAEVGRRTKLSPAAVTKAVRPLMELGYLVEGVDEEARPAVGRPANLVWVDGGRALFIGIKVTGDEIIAVLADLCCRIRMSRHVPLRGREPEAVLPAITALVQELLTEADGFGVPVRGLGIAISGDVDRADGVVRYSPFLEWRDVPLAEMTGTATGLPVTVDNDVRALTVAEHWFGAGVGLSDFALVTVGAGIGCGLVVHGRVVSGAHGVAGEVGHLSLDPLGPLCHCGNRGCVEAIAADPAILRAVRAVTGGQVADTAEALALAHGADAVVRGIYTRAGEAIGKAIGFLVNILGPQRVIISGEGLAAYDLVAEGIREAFAASAFGTAARCDVVTRPLPFEEWARGAAATAIQSFTGSGRSEESR